The following proteins are co-located in the Clostridiales bacterium genome:
- a CDS encoding UDP-N-acetylglucosamine 2-epimerase (non-hydrolyzing) gives MKVLTVFGTRPEAIKMAPLIKKMKEEPGIEAVLCVTAQHRQMLDQVLELFDLVPDYDLNIMKQNQTISQITSNVIMGLEEVFQKEKPDIVLVHGDTTTTFATALAAFYQQVKVGHVEAGLRTYDKYSPYPEEMNRVLTGHIADLHFAPTERNRQNLLREAISDSDIFITGNTVIDALLEVAGKPYDFEDETLRNIDFENRRVITVTCHRRENLGENMEQIFGAIRDLANEFEDTEIIYPMHMNPKVRDTANRILGNTGRIHLIEPLQYQPFVNLMAKSYLIITDSGGMQEEAPSLGKPVLVVRRETERPEAVEAGTVKLAGVSKETIYGMAKELLSEQSAYEKMAHAVNPYGDGHACERIIKILVEYGEQQTNHN, from the coding sequence ATGAAGGTACTAACTGTATTCGGCACCAGACCGGAAGCGATCAAGATGGCGCCCCTTATTAAGAAAATGAAAGAAGAACCGGGAATTGAGGCAGTGTTATGTGTTACAGCCCAGCATCGACAGATGCTGGATCAGGTTTTAGAACTCTTTGACCTTGTTCCGGATTACGATCTAAATATTATGAAACAGAACCAGACCATCAGCCAGATTACATCAAATGTCATCATGGGATTGGAAGAGGTGTTTCAGAAAGAAAAACCGGATATTGTTTTGGTTCATGGTGACACCACCACGACCTTTGCAACGGCTCTGGCAGCATTTTATCAGCAGGTTAAGGTCGGACACGTAGAAGCAGGTCTTAGAACCTACGATAAATATTCTCCTTATCCGGAGGAGATGAACCGGGTTCTGACGGGGCATATCGCTGACCTGCATTTTGCGCCCACGGAACGAAACCGGCAAAATCTGCTGCGGGAAGCGATTTCTGATTCAGACATCTTTATCACAGGGAATACTGTGATCGATGCGCTGCTTGAGGTTGCCGGAAAACCGTATGATTTTGAAGATGAAACCCTGCGAAACATCGACTTTGAAAATCGCAGAGTCATTACAGTAACCTGTCATCGCCGGGAAAATCTCGGTGAAAATATGGAACAAATTTTCGGTGCAATCAGAGACCTTGCCAATGAATTTGAGGACACTGAAATTATTTATCCCATGCATATGAACCCAAAAGTGCGGGACACAGCAAATAGAATCCTTGGAAATACCGGAAGAATTCATTTGATCGAGCCGCTGCAATACCAGCCATTTGTTAATCTGATGGCAAAATCCTATCTGATCATAACCGATTCAGGCGGGATGCAGGAAGAGGCTCCTTCATTAGGAAAACCTGTTTTGGTTGTCCGTAGGGAAACGGAGCGACCAGAGGCAGTAGAAGCAGGCACTGTGAAGCTTGCCGGTGTATCCAAAGAGACCATATATGGGATGGCTAAAGAGCTTTTGTCCGAGCAGAGTGCCTATGAAAAGATGGCACACGCCGTAAATCCTTACGGAGACGGGCATGCCTGTGAAAGGATCATTAAAATACTGGTGGAGTATGGAGAACAACAAACCAATCACAATTGA
- a CDS encoding undecaprenyl/decaprenyl-phosphate alpha-N-acetylglucosaminyl 1-phosphate transferase, producing MIQYVLTFIVAMAFALVFTPIAIKIAPKIGAIDIPKDNRRMHTKAMPRFGGMALYIGTVASILIFLPYSTRLMGVIAGGTLMFIVGIIDDLKGMPAKIKLGFQILCAVILFQFSVRIDFISNPFGEGYYYFPWFVSLLITVVWVVGITNTINLIDGLDGLAAGVSFIASISIAYAAFIHDPSEVEVCLALLAIAGSAAGFLPYNFNPAKIFMGDGGSLFLGFMLAGLSVMSPMKSTTMVATVVPVLVLGLPIFDTAFAILRRLINKRPIMEADKGHLHHRIMAVGLGQRRTVLTLYGISGIMGGAAILMSRDLFIESGLLVVIAATFIYVFLTDPSSSGLNIKAVNTEVIEKKQNKKKES from the coding sequence ATGATTCAATATGTACTGACTTTTATCGTTGCAATGGCTTTTGCACTGGTATTTACGCCGATAGCCATAAAAATTGCACCAAAGATCGGAGCAATCGATATCCCAAAAGACAACAGGAGAATGCACACGAAAGCGATGCCGCGGTTTGGGGGAATGGCATTATACATCGGAACCGTTGCTTCTATTCTGATCTTCCTGCCCTACAGCACCAGACTTATGGGTGTTATTGCAGGAGGCACACTGATGTTCATCGTAGGAATTATTGATGACCTGAAGGGGATGCCGGCAAAGATCAAGCTTGGCTTTCAGATCCTCTGCGCGGTCATCCTATTCCAATTTAGTGTAAGGATCGATTTTATCAGCAATCCCTTCGGAGAGGGGTACTATTACTTTCCATGGTTTGTCAGTCTGCTGATAACAGTGGTCTGGGTTGTGGGGATTACCAATACCATCAATTTGATTGACGGTCTTGACGGTCTTGCTGCTGGTGTATCCTTCATTGCATCCATCTCCATCGCTTACGCAGCGTTTATCCATGATCCTTCCGAAGTGGAAGTTTGCTTGGCTTTGCTGGCCATTGCCGGCAGTGCCGCAGGGTTTCTTCCCTATAACTTTAATCCGGCGAAGATTTTCATGGGAGATGGCGGTTCGCTTTTTCTGGGCTTCATGCTTGCCGGACTATCGGTAATGAGCCCTATGAAAAGTACCACCATGGTCGCCACGGTGGTGCCAGTTCTGGTTTTGGGACTTCCAATCTTTGACACGGCATTTGCGATTTTAAGGCGGCTGATTAACAAAAGGCCGATTATGGAGGCGGATAAAGGTCATCTTCACCATAGAATTATGGCAGTGGGATTGGGGCAGCGAAGAACGGTGCTCACCCTTTATGGCATTAGCGGGATTATGGGCGGCGCGGCGATTTTGATGAGCCGGGATCTGTTCATAGAATCAGGACTTCTGGTAGTGATCGCTGCCACCTTCATCTATGTATTCCTGACGGACCCCAGCAGCTCAGGGCTGAATATCAAGGCGGTCAATACGGAAGTAATCGAAAAGAAGCAAAATAAGAAAAAGGAGTCATAG
- a CDS encoding cytidine deaminase, which yields MERPSWDQYFMEMAEVTQKRSTCMRRQVGAVIVKDKRIMATGYNGAPIGIKHCEERGGCLRQKLNVPSGQRHELCMALHAEQNAIIQAAHLGQSIAGGTIYCTHQPCVICAKMIINAGLVRIVVKEGYPDQLSLEILKEAGLTIEMIDELQ from the coding sequence ATGGAACGACCTAGTTGGGATCAATACTTTATGGAAATGGCTGAAGTGACTCAAAAACGCTCCACATGCATGCGAAGGCAGGTTGGAGCGGTAATTGTCAAGGATAAGAGAATTATGGCGACAGGGTACAACGGAGCGCCCATTGGTATTAAACATTGTGAGGAACGGGGTGGCTGCCTTCGGCAAAAGCTGAATGTGCCGTCGGGGCAGAGGCACGAGCTGTGCATGGCGCTGCATGCGGAACAGAATGCAATTATCCAGGCTGCGCACTTGGGACAGAGCATCGCTGGTGGAACGATCTACTGCACTCATCAGCCTTGTGTGATCTGTGCCAAGATGATCATTAATGCAGGACTTGTGCGGATCGTGGTTAAGGAGGGCTATCCTGACCAACTTTCCTTGGAGATTTTAAAAGAAGCAGGGCTTACAATCGAAATGATTGACGAGCTGCAGTAA
- a CDS encoding homocysteine methyltransferase translates to MKKIKDLLGKKIIVCDGAMGTMLQHHGLKAGELPELLNFTHPDTIKEIHKAYYLAGSDFVTTNTFGCNHPKFEGTGYTVAQIIEQAVMLAKEAAKEVMEQTAEAGATTGDTQASRVFSAEKYVALDLGPIGKLMEPVGELTFDEAYDIYKEQVEAGEKAGADLIIIETQTDIYETKAAVLAAKENSSLPVFCSLTFQEDGRMLMGTDPQTAVNILQDMGIDAIGVNCSLGPKQIIPIVKEILKYSKLPVLVQPNAGLPVIVDGATTFEVDIPEYLDAMEEMLQAGIAVAGGCCGTNPEYIGALAKKIAGNPYPALLAEAEEERKAKAVTAVSSSTKTVVLDHRIRIIGERINPTGKKLLKEALKAGDLSYIEKEAIDQVKAGAEILDINVGLPEIDEHEMMLAAVKRVSSAVKVPLQIDSANPAVLEAAVRYYNGKPIINSVNGKAENMEEIFPIVKKYGACVIALTLDEKGLPKDTEERLAIAERIIKTAERYGIGRERILVDCLTLTVSAQQNAGRDTLEAIRRVKKEFGVRTTLGASNVSFGLPERKLLNRTFLAMALEAGLDAPITDPLVPEYIDTIHAFEALSCKDIESKDYIRLYGGQPDSQKAAEKKAAAVQGAEQAFTLEEIIIEGYDERAAAATEALLKTMKPLEIVEQKIIPALEIVGKDYESGASFLPQLIKSADTVKSAFTVLKEAMKASGGMTSYGKMILATVQGDIHDIGKNIVKVLLENYGYEVVDLGKDVPIEKVVETAKSMDIKMVGLSALMTTTVVNMEKTIQALKEAGLDCVTAVGGAVLTEDYAKKIGADFYCKDAMDTVRAANLIFKK, encoded by the coding sequence ATGAAGAAAATAAAGGATTTACTCGGAAAAAAGATCATCGTGTGTGATGGTGCAATGGGAACGATGCTGCAGCATCATGGGCTGAAGGCCGGGGAATTGCCTGAGCTTCTCAATTTTACCCATCCCGATACAATCAAAGAAATTCATAAGGCATATTATCTGGCAGGAAGTGACTTTGTCACAACCAATACCTTCGGCTGCAATCATCCGAAATTCGAGGGAACAGGCTATACAGTAGCGCAGATTATTGAGCAGGCTGTCATGCTTGCCAAGGAAGCGGCAAAAGAGGTTATGGAACAAACGGCAGAGGCAGGCGCCACCACAGGTGATACGCAAGCTTCCCGTGTATTTTCAGCGGAGAAATATGTGGCACTGGATCTTGGTCCCATTGGAAAACTGATGGAGCCTGTCGGAGAACTGACCTTTGATGAAGCGTATGATATTTACAAGGAGCAGGTTGAAGCCGGAGAGAAAGCCGGTGCGGATCTGATCATCATAGAAACGCAGACGGATATTTACGAGACAAAGGCCGCAGTGCTTGCGGCAAAAGAGAACAGCAGCCTTCCGGTATTTTGTTCCCTAACCTTCCAGGAGGATGGAAGAATGCTTATGGGGACAGATCCTCAGACTGCGGTCAATATCCTTCAGGATATGGGAATCGACGCCATTGGCGTAAATTGTTCTCTTGGGCCAAAGCAGATTATCCCAATCGTTAAGGAGATTCTGAAGTATTCCAAGCTTCCGGTCCTGGTGCAGCCTAATGCAGGGCTTCCTGTAATCGTTGATGGAGCAACTACCTTTGAAGTGGATATTCCGGAATACCTGGATGCCATGGAGGAAATGCTTCAAGCAGGAATTGCGGTTGCCGGCGGCTGCTGCGGAACCAATCCGGAGTACATTGGCGCGCTTGCGAAGAAAATTGCAGGGAACCCTTACCCTGCGCTTCTTGCCGAGGCAGAGGAAGAAAGAAAAGCCAAGGCGGTCACTGCTGTCAGTTCTTCTACCAAAACAGTGGTACTTGACCACCGGATCAGAATCATCGGAGAAAGAATCAATCCCACAGGAAAGAAGCTTCTGAAAGAAGCACTGAAAGCAGGAGATTTAAGCTACATTGAAAAGGAAGCAATCGATCAGGTAAAGGCTGGTGCTGAAATTCTCGATATTAATGTAGGTTTGCCTGAAATCGATGAGCATGAAATGATGCTTGCCGCGGTAAAAAGGGTCTCTTCCGCAGTGAAGGTTCCCCTGCAGATTGACAGCGCAAACCCGGCAGTACTGGAAGCGGCTGTGCGGTACTATAATGGAAAGCCCATCATCAACTCCGTCAATGGAAAAGCAGAAAATATGGAAGAAATCTTCCCGATTGTCAAGAAATATGGAGCCTGTGTCATCGCGCTTACCCTGGATGAAAAGGGTCTTCCAAAAGATACGGAAGAGAGGCTTGCCATTGCAGAGCGCATTATTAAAACCGCGGAACGCTACGGCATCGGAAGAGAACGGATTCTGGTTGATTGCCTGACGCTGACCGTTTCTGCCCAGCAAAACGCCGGAAGGGATACTCTGGAAGCAATCCGCAGGGTTAAAAAAGAATTCGGTGTTAGGACAACCCTCGGTGCCAGCAATGTTTCCTTCGGACTGCCGGAGAGAAAGCTGCTGAACAGGACCTTCCTTGCCATGGCCTTGGAAGCCGGCCTTGATGCGCCGATAACAGATCCGCTGGTGCCTGAGTATATCGATACCATCCATGCCTTTGAAGCACTGAGCTGCAAGGATATCGAATCAAAAGATTATATCAGACTTTACGGAGGACAGCCGGATTCCCAGAAGGCAGCGGAGAAGAAAGCTGCAGCAGTTCAGGGAGCAGAGCAGGCTTTCACGCTGGAAGAAATTATTATCGAAGGCTATGATGAGCGTGCTGCTGCGGCGACCGAAGCACTGCTGAAAACAATGAAGCCTCTTGAAATCGTGGAACAAAAGATCATACCGGCCCTTGAGATTGTCGGAAAGGATTACGAAAGCGGAGCCAGCTTTCTGCCTCAGCTGATCAAATCAGCTGATACGGTGAAATCAGCCTTCACAGTGCTGAAAGAAGCAATGAAGGCAAGCGGAGGCATGACTTCCTATGGCAAAATGATTCTTGCTACGGTTCAGGGAGACATTCATGATATTGGAAAAAATATTGTAAAAGTTTTACTCGAGAATTATGGATACGAGGTTGTAGATCTGGGAAAAGATGTGCCGATAGAAAAAGTTGTGGAAACAGCAAAATCTATGGATATTAAGATGGTAGGTCTTTCTGCTCTGATGACCACCACCGTTGTGAATATGGAAAAAACAATTCAGGCGCTGAAGGAAGCCGGTCTTGACTGCGTAACCGCTGTTGGAGGCGCTGTACTGACAGAGGACTACGCGAAAAAAATAGGTGCAGATTTTTACTGTAAAGATGCGATGGATACCGTGAGAGCGGCGAATCTTATTTTTAAGAAATAG